In one window of uncultured Draconibacterium sp. DNA:
- a CDS encoding HAD hydrolase-like protein — MQSIIWDWNGTLLNDLDFCISTINVLLKKRELDLLDRFSYKEVFSFPVKDYYQAIGFDFSKEDFSIPAHEFIDLYNSGVAQCNLHAAAKDVLEHFKNMGLRQFVLSAMQQDMLEHTLKHQNIFDYFEGIAGLNDHYAVSKIERGEQLIDHFSINKAQATIIGDTNHDFEVAQQLEVDCILVADGHQSKERLEATGAKVIDDLQQLKTLPL; from the coding sequence ATGCAATCAATTATCTGGGACTGGAACGGCACGCTGTTAAACGATCTTGACTTTTGCATTTCGACCATTAATGTGTTATTAAAAAAACGCGAGCTCGATTTGCTTGATCGTTTCTCTTATAAAGAAGTGTTTTCATTTCCTGTGAAGGATTATTACCAGGCAATTGGCTTCGATTTTTCAAAAGAAGATTTTTCAATACCAGCCCACGAATTTATTGATCTCTACAATTCGGGAGTTGCGCAGTGCAACTTGCATGCTGCTGCAAAAGATGTATTGGAGCATTTTAAAAACATGGGATTAAGGCAATTTGTACTTTCAGCAATGCAACAAGATATGTTGGAGCATACTTTAAAACACCAGAATATTTTTGATTATTTCGAAGGAATAGCCGGACTGAACGATCACTATGCAGTTTCTAAAATTGAGCGTGGTGAACAGTTAATCGACCACTTTTCAATCAACAAAGCACAGGCAACCATTATTGGCGATACTAACCACGATTTTGAGGTAGCACAACAACTGGAAGTTGATTGTATTTTGGTAGCTGACGGACACCAGTCGAAAGAGCGCTTAGAAGCAACAGGCGCCAAAGTAATTGACGATCTGCAGCAGCTTAAAACACTTCCGCTTTAA
- the lysS gene encoding lysine--tRNA ligase, which yields MSHQELSEQEIIRRNSLQKMRELGIDPYPAAQYHVNTNTKEIKQNFKEEEKNFQDVVIAGRLMSRRIMGKAAFAEIQDHEGRIQIYVNRDEICTGDDKMMYNEVFKKLLDIGDIIGVKGHAFITQMGELTIHVTEFTVLNKSLRPLPIVKEKDGKTFDAFTDAEQRYRQRYIDLIVNPEVKETFKKRTIIYNTMRQMFNEYGYHEVETPILQPIPGGAAARPFITHHNALNMPLYMRIANELYLKRLIVGGFEGVYEFAKDFRNEGMDRTHNPEFTVMEIYVAYKDYKWMMSFTEEICERVAMALHGTTKVQLGDNIIDYKAPYPRVTMAEAILEHTGYDINGKSEEELREICKKLDIEIDETMGKGKLIDEIFGEKCEGNYIQPTFITDYPKEMSPLTKMHRDNPELTERFELMVNGKELANAYSELNDPIDQRERFEDQLKLSEKGDDEAMFIDQDFLRALEYGMPPTSGMGIGMDRLTMFMTNSPSIQDVLFFPQMKPEKKAVEMTDDEKAVFELLKAESPIELAALKEKAGLSNKKWDKAIKGLTKKNVAKVENTDAGLMVTAL from the coding sequence ATGAGTCATCAGGAATTAAGCGAACAAGAGATCATCAGACGAAATTCGTTGCAAAAAATGCGCGAGTTGGGGATCGACCCCTACCCGGCGGCACAGTACCACGTAAATACCAACACCAAAGAAATAAAACAGAACTTCAAGGAAGAGGAGAAGAATTTTCAGGATGTAGTGATTGCCGGCCGTTTGATGAGCCGCAGAATTATGGGTAAAGCTGCGTTTGCTGAGATCCAGGACCACGAAGGACGTATCCAGATTTACGTTAACCGCGACGAAATTTGCACCGGCGACGATAAAATGATGTACAACGAAGTGTTCAAGAAATTGCTTGACATTGGAGACATCATCGGTGTTAAAGGCCATGCTTTTATTACGCAAATGGGCGAGTTAACCATTCATGTTACTGAATTTACAGTGCTGAATAAATCGTTGCGCCCGTTGCCGATTGTAAAAGAAAAAGACGGCAAAACTTTCGATGCTTTTACCGATGCGGAACAACGTTACCGCCAGCGTTACATCGATTTGATCGTTAACCCTGAAGTGAAAGAGACATTCAAAAAACGGACGATTATATACAACACCATGCGTCAGATGTTTAATGAGTATGGTTATCACGAGGTGGAGACACCAATTCTGCAGCCTATTCCGGGAGGAGCTGCTGCACGTCCGTTTATTACGCATCACAATGCGCTGAATATGCCTTTGTACATGCGTATTGCCAACGAACTTTACCTGAAACGACTGATTGTTGGTGGCTTTGAAGGGGTTTACGAATTTGCCAAAGATTTCCGTAACGAAGGAATGGACCGTACCCACAACCCGGAGTTTACGGTGATGGAAATTTACGTGGCCTACAAAGACTACAAATGGATGATGAGCTTTACTGAAGAAATTTGTGAGCGTGTGGCGATGGCCTTGCACGGCACCACAAAAGTTCAGTTGGGCGACAATATTATCGATTACAAAGCACCATACCCGCGTGTTACAATGGCTGAAGCTATTTTGGAGCACACCGGTTACGATATTAACGGTAAGTCGGAAGAAGAACTGCGCGAGATCTGTAAAAAGCTTGATATTGAAATCGACGAAACCATGGGTAAAGGAAAGTTGATTGACGAAATATTTGGCGAAAAATGTGAAGGCAACTATATTCAGCCAACCTTTATTACTGATTACCCAAAAGAAATGTCGCCGTTAACAAAAATGCACCGCGACAACCCGGAATTGACCGAGCGTTTTGAGTTAATGGTAAACGGTAAAGAGCTGGCTAATGCCTACTCGGAACTTAACGACCCAATCGATCAGCGTGAACGTTTTGAAGATCAATTAAAATTATCGGAAAAAGGTGACGACGAAGCGATGTTTATCGACCAGGATTTCCTGCGTGCGCTGGAATACGGTATGCCGCCAACATCGGGAATGGGAATTGGAATGGACCGCTTAACGATGTTTATGACCAACAGCCCGTCGATTCAGGATGTGTTGTTCTTCCCGCAAATGAAACCCGAGAAAAAAGCAGTGGAAATGACTGATGACGAAAAAGCAGTATTTGAATTGCTGAAAGCGGAATCGCCAATTGAACTGGCTGCACTAAAAGAAAAAGCCGGACTGAGCAACAAAAAATGGGACAAAGCCATTAAAGGCCTCACCAAAAAGAATGTGGCTAAAGTGGAGAATACTGATGCCGGTTTGATGGTGACGGCGTTGTAA
- a CDS encoding 1-acyl-sn-glycerol-3-phosphate acyltransferase: MRDINFDDIRPYTDKEVKAKIKQLVKDKTFDDVLHHLFKNRPKVEMVKFQLRRVSSIKQLQGVFIYDLLHWLVDKTSDGLKVTGIDKLDKTKPYLFISNHRDIILDAALLNFLIFEHGMNTTQIAIGDNLLQYEWIEHTVKLNRSFVIKRNLPPRELMMASKKVSHFIRKSITEDKLSVWIAQREGRTKDGNDKTQESVLKMLNMSNKGGISDGFNELNIVPVSISYEIEPCGLPKLRELIKKEHYGRAKQSKDDLKAMSMGMFAPKGRMRFAFGTPIETHFELAKNNEQRNAYIRRLAEMIDDQIYKNYKLWPSNFAAYDMLMQEHRFKDRYTAEEQKKFEIMVEQAMVHIDFPITDIQERFLKLYAYPVINKFDRPKK; the protein is encoded by the coding sequence ATGCGAGACATTAATTTTGATGATATTCGCCCCTACACCGACAAAGAAGTTAAAGCTAAGATAAAGCAACTAGTTAAGGATAAAACCTTTGACGACGTTCTGCATCACCTGTTTAAAAACCGGCCAAAGGTTGAAATGGTAAAATTTCAGTTGCGCCGGGTAAGCAGTATCAAACAGCTACAAGGCGTATTTATTTACGACCTTTTGCACTGGTTGGTTGACAAAACTTCCGACGGACTAAAAGTTACAGGAATTGACAAGCTGGACAAAACCAAACCTTACCTGTTTATTTCGAACCACCGCGATATTATTCTGGATGCCGCTTTATTGAACTTCCTTATTTTCGAGCACGGTATGAACACCACCCAGATTGCCATTGGCGACAACCTGTTGCAATACGAGTGGATAGAACATACAGTTAAGCTGAATCGCTCGTTCGTAATTAAACGAAATTTGCCACCACGCGAACTGATGATGGCATCGAAAAAGGTTTCGCATTTTATTCGCAAATCAATTACTGAAGATAAACTTTCGGTGTGGATTGCACAACGCGAAGGACGCACAAAAGACGGCAACGACAAAACACAGGAAAGTGTTTTAAAAATGCTGAACATGAGCAACAAGGGGGGCATTTCGGATGGATTTAATGAACTGAATATTGTTCCGGTTTCCATTTCGTACGAGATTGAACCTTGCGGCTTGCCTAAACTTCGTGAACTGATAAAAAAAGAGCATTACGGCCGGGCAAAACAAAGCAAAGACGATTTGAAAGCCATGTCGATGGGAATGTTTGCACCAAAAGGAAGAATGCGTTTTGCTTTCGGGACACCAATTGAAACGCATTTTGAACTGGCCAAAAATAACGAACAGCGCAATGCCTACATTCGCCGTTTGGCAGAAATGATTGACGACCAGATTTACAAAAACTACAAACTTTGGCCAAGCAATTTTGCGGCTTACGATATGCTGATGCAGGAACACCGCTTTAAAGACCGGTACACTGCTGAAGAGCAAAAGAAATTTGAAATTATGGTGGAGCAGGCAATGGTACACATTGATTTCCCGATAACCGATATCCAGGAACGTTTTCTGAAACTGTACGCTTACCCGGTAATTAATAAATTTGACAGACCGAAAAAATAA
- the recJ gene encoding single-stranded-DNA-specific exonuclease RecJ produces MDRIWNLKKQGDQNEVKHLSAALNVNMVIARLLVQRGIKTYPEAKAFFRPRLSDLHDPFLMKDMDKAIARLDQAIENNEKVIVYGDYDVDGTTSVALVYSFLKQRIKDIEYYIPDRYSEGYGISPKSIDYAVEKGVTLIVALDCGIKAVEKIAKAKERGIDFIICDHHNPDDEVPPAVAVLDAKQSDCNYPYKELSGCGVGFKLLQAYCKRHEIDYEEIYDLLDLVAVSIAADIVPITGENRVLAYYGLKKLNSNPGIGLQTIINFAGISGTEITISDIVFKIGPRLNASGRIEHGKKSVQILVSTDEDKSDLLGEEIDTFNEIRKTLDRDITQDALDTIENSPEFKGKNSTVLYNRDWHKGVVGIVASRVTEQYYRPTIILTESNGLATGSARSVRDFDLYEAIGQCSDLLESYGGHMYAAGLTMKIENIPEFRQRFEEIVTKQITDKQQIQSIEVDAKIALSEITPRFYRILKQFAPFGPHNMTPVFVTEDVFDAGTSRLVGKNQEHLKLDLVEPDVNSGIFPGIAFNQSDAYDVITSGSPFDVCYSINENEYRGKTNLQLFIRDIKKREFLD; encoded by the coding sequence ATGGATAGAATTTGGAACTTAAAAAAACAAGGCGACCAAAACGAGGTAAAACACCTTTCTGCGGCGTTAAATGTGAACATGGTAATAGCCCGCCTGCTGGTACAGCGCGGAATTAAAACCTACCCTGAAGCCAAAGCTTTTTTCCGCCCCCGACTAAGCGATCTGCACGATCCTTTTCTGATGAAAGACATGGATAAAGCGATTGCTCGATTGGATCAGGCAATTGAAAATAATGAAAAAGTAATTGTTTACGGCGATTACGATGTTGACGGAACTACTTCGGTAGCGCTGGTATATTCGTTTTTAAAACAGCGCATAAAAGATATTGAATATTACATCCCCGACCGTTACAGCGAAGGATATGGAATTTCGCCAAAAAGTATCGATTATGCCGTTGAAAAAGGGGTAACCTTGATTGTTGCGCTCGACTGCGGAATTAAAGCTGTTGAAAAAATTGCAAAAGCAAAAGAGCGTGGGATAGATTTTATTATTTGCGATCATCATAATCCGGATGATGAAGTACCGCCGGCTGTTGCAGTACTGGATGCGAAACAATCGGATTGCAATTATCCTTACAAAGAACTTTCGGGTTGCGGCGTAGGATTCAAGCTGTTACAGGCTTACTGCAAAAGACACGAAATTGATTACGAAGAAATTTACGATCTGCTCGATTTAGTAGCAGTGAGTATTGCTGCTGATATTGTTCCGATAACCGGAGAAAACCGGGTTTTGGCATATTACGGCCTTAAGAAACTGAACTCGAATCCGGGAATAGGTTTGCAAACCATTATAAATTTTGCAGGTATCTCAGGAACCGAAATTACCATTAGCGATATTGTGTTTAAAATCGGGCCCCGCTTAAATGCGTCGGGTAGAATTGAGCACGGTAAAAAATCGGTGCAGATTTTGGTTTCAACCGATGAGGATAAATCGGATTTGCTGGGTGAAGAGATTGACACGTTTAACGAAATACGAAAAACGCTCGATCGCGATATTACTCAGGATGCTCTGGATACCATCGAAAACAGCCCGGAGTTTAAAGGCAAGAACAGTACTGTTCTGTATAACCGCGACTGGCATAAAGGAGTGGTTGGAATTGTGGCATCGCGGGTTACCGAGCAGTATTATCGCCCAACGATAATCTTAACCGAATCGAATGGATTGGCAACCGGATCGGCACGTTCGGTGCGCGATTTTGATTTGTACGAAGCCATAGGTCAGTGCAGCGATTTGCTGGAATCGTATGGAGGACACATGTACGCTGCAGGATTGACCATGAAAATTGAAAATATTCCCGAGTTCAGACAACGTTTTGAAGAGATCGTAACTAAACAAATTACCGACAAACAGCAAATTCAAAGCATTGAGGTGGATGCAAAAATCGCGTTAAGCGAAATTACGCCACGCTTTTACCGCATTCTGAAACAATTTGCTCCGTTCGGTCCGCACAATATGACTCCTGTTTTTGTTACCGAAGATGTTTTTGATGCCGGTACCAGCCGACTGGTTGGAAAAAATCAGGAGCACTTAAAACTCGATCTGGTTGAGCCCGATGTAAATTCAGGAATATTCCCGGGAATTGCATTTAATCAATCGGATGCGTACGATGTAATTACTTCAGGTTCGCCTTTTGATGTTTGTTATTCGATAAATGAAAACGAATACCGGGGTAAAACTAATCTTCAGCTGTTTATAAGAGATATCAAAAAACGCGAGTTTCTGGATTAA